From the Lolium rigidum isolate FL_2022 chromosome 2, APGP_CSIRO_Lrig_0.1, whole genome shotgun sequence genome, one window contains:
- the LOC124690639 gene encoding uncharacterized protein LOC124690639, with amino-acid sequence MEAKAKKTNSKQKMKETKKIREHADDSIGSHQPAESSYQGLTVLKEVATLHKEHLEQLAIKKNQKKVKDEDAGKAVASAGRHEESVTEAWKAEEAVTVGSSKSAMNQQVISLEAEESVRRSVEAIYSRMPPEYREKLIKEEAASEEAHNAMMANFKKLSERKRSGNSVCDDLENKPTYPSATMSMREYSVQDDLDHDRGKSPTQVAKSDVAKAMVSEAESFASHRFLWESQWRKTCGLFTDITVLSSMQFTHYTPGYSPYSSFCSTPKTLQIFSIKLAKLYSGLEFPLSVYGVVAVRDTVDHNRNLLFYCDRSEAQELTHDDPFLHLIGPSRAVVNMDGVCIEVELKVKGRAGSKDKALLSTAHPYMGEHHTGLSKITLYNVLCTLHLRLQQVKQTVQATILGVQVVKDDGSWPFEYGGLVSCCPLSEEMLAPNSGFRRNMPIVLIDSKDRAMLKGARGHVHLWRQVVSVEHQGALDVVIQAYSKYGAAPHRTCVRFKPKFCNISQEKCILHDAELTITIAWSCVATSKMGRVALENRVESATPLTAAEEEMNFEAERFASYRTFWESKLRKTCGLFTDITNLSSMQFTHYTPGRRPYSSSCSVPETLQIFSIKLTRIDGGLEFPFSVYGVVAIRDTVECNRNLLFSRDISEAQELKQNDTILHLIGPSRAIVFTDKVCIEIELRVKGAAGSQDKALISSARHYMGCVSTICFKNVFCTLELCLEPVKQTVQATILGVQVVVRGDRSWPFKYGGLVACSPLSGKVVVKDGQFSRDIDPSAHRSATQIVLIDSKDEAMLKGEDGYVHLSRQVVSVELQGVLDVVVQAYSRSGVIAAATRARFTPRACNVSQQKCLLDDAEV; translated from the exons ATGGAGGCAAAGGCTAAGAAAACCAATTCTAAGCAGAAGATGAAGGAGACGAAAAAGATCAGGGAACATGCGGATGATTCGATTGGTAGCCACCAGCCTGCTGAGAGCAGTTACCAAGGGTTAACAGTACTCAAAGAGGTTGCGACACTACACAAAGAACACCTAGAGCAGTTGGCAATAAAGAAGAATCAGAAGAAGGTGAAGGATGAAGATGCTGGGAAAGCTGTTGCTTCTGCTGGAAGACATGAAGAATCTGTGACAGAAGCCTGGAAAGCTGAAGAAGCTGTGACGGTGGGCAGCAGCAAATCAGCCATGAACCAACAGGTGATCAGTCTGGAGGCTGAAGAATCAGTCCGGAGAAGTGTGGAGGCTATTTACTCAAGGATGCCACCAGAATATCGGGAGAAACTGATAAAAGAGGAAGCAGCGTCGGAGGAGGCACATAATGCTATGATGGCCAACTTCAAGAAGCTTTCAGAGAGAAAGAGGAGTGGGAATTCAGTGTGCGACGATTTGGAGAACAAACCTACATATCCCAGTGCCACTATGTCAATGCGAGAGTACTCCGtccaagatgatcttgatcatgacagAGGCAAATCACCCACACAAGTGGCCAAGAGTGATGTAGCCAAGGCCATGGTTTCCGAGGCGGAGAGTTTCGCTTCACACCGTTTCCTCTGGGAGTCTCAATGGAGGAAAACCTGTGGTTTATTCACAGATATAA CGGTTCTGAGTTCCATGCAGTTTACACACTACACACCTGGATACAGTCCTTACAGCAGTTTCTGTTCCACCCCGAAAACCTTGCAGATCTTCTCCATCAAACTCGCAAAACTTTATAGTGGCCTTGAGTTTCCGTTGTCTGTGTATGGCGTGGTTGCCGTTCGGGATACCGTGGATCACAATCGAAACCTTCTCTTCTATTGCGATAGAAGCGAGGCCCAAGAACTGACACATGAT GATCCTTTTCTTCACTTGATTGGTCCATCCCGTGCAGTCGTAAACATGGACGGGGTTTGCATTGAAGTGGAACTAAAAGTAAAAGGCAGGGCAGGGTCTAAAGATAAAGCGTTGTTAAGTACTGCACACCCTTACATGGGAGAACACCATACTGGGTTGTCTAAAATCACCTTGTACAACGTCTTGTGCACTCTACATTTACGCTTGCAGCAGGTTAAACAAACTGTCCAGGCCACTATCTTGGGTGTCCAGGTTGTCAAAGATGATGGGTCATGGCCTTTTGAATATGGTGGCCTTGTTTCTTGCTGCCCACTATCAGAGGAAATGCTGGCCCCTAATAGTGGATTCAGGCGTAATATGCCGATTGTGTTGATTGATTCAAAAGATAGAGCGATGCTGAAAGGTGCTAGGGGTCATGTACATCTGTGGAGGCAAGTTGTTTCTGTAGAACATCAAGGAGCGTTGGACGTTGTCATACAAGCCTACTCCAAATATGGTGCTGCCCCTCACAGAACTTGTGTCCGTTTCAAGCCCAAATTTTGCAACATAAGCCAGGAGAAATGTATCCTTCATGATGCTGAATTAACTATTACTATTGCTTGGTCCTGTGTGGCGACGAGCAAGATGGGGCGAGTTGCGTTAGAGAATCGCGTCGAATCAGCCACACCACTGACGGCCGCTGAAGAGGAGATGAATTTCGAGGCAGAGAGATTTGCGTCATACCGGACATTCTGGGAGTCCAAATTGAGGAAAACATGTGGTTTATTCACAGATATAA CGAATCTGAGTTCCATGCAGTTTACACACTACACACCTGGACGCCGTCCTTACAGCAGTTCCTGTTCCGTCCCAGAAACCCTGCAGATCTTCTCCATCAAACTCACACGAATTGATGGTGGCCTTGAGTTTCCATTTTCTGTGTATGGTGTGGTTGCCATTCGAGACACCGTGGAATGCAACCGAAATCTTCTCTTCTCTCGTGATATTAGCGAGGCCCAAGAACTGAAACAGAAT GATACAATTCTGCACTTGATTGGTCCATCCCGTGCAATTGTGTTTACAGACAAGGTTTGCATCGAAATCGAACTAAGAGTAAAAGGTGCAGCTGGCTCTCAAGATAAAGCATTGATCAGTTCTGCACGCCATTACATGGGTTGCGTTTCCACCATCTGCTTCAAGAATGTCTTCTGCACGctagagttgtgcttggagccAGTTAAACAAACGGTCCAGGCCACTATCTTGGGTGTCCAGGTTGTTGTCAGAGGCGACAGGTCATGGCCTTTCAAATACGGTGGTCTAGTTGCTTGCTCCCCGCTATCAGGGAAAGTAGTGGTCAAGGATGGGCAATTCAGTCGTGATATCGATCCCTCAGCCCACCGCTCAGCCACCCAGATTGTGTTGATTGATTCGAAAGATGAAGCCATGCTGAAAGGTGAAGATGGTTATGTACATCTGTCGAGGCAAGTGGTTTCTGTAGAACTACAAGGAGTGTTGGACGTTGTCGTCCAAGCCTACTCCAGATCTGGTGTTATCGCTGCTGCAACTCGTGCCCGTTTCACGCCCAGAGCTTGCAACGTAAGCCAGCAGAAATGTCTCCTTGATGACGCTGAG GTTTAG